In Melanotaenia boesemani isolate fMelBoe1 chromosome 1, fMelBoe1.pri, whole genome shotgun sequence, the genomic window CAAACATTTTAAGGgcatattttaattataaaaaaaccaaaataaaaacatggttaCATATGAAAGTAAAGTCAGCGATTTACTCTAGAAGCTGAAGATTAACCGATCAGACGTTCTTAGTTTCTTCAGaggccaagaaataaaatgttttaggaCACAGGTCTTGGTAAGAAGTCTCAAGTCTGAAAAGAATAAATGTCCTTCACGAATAAGACTGATTTTAGTTGTACTAAACATGAATGTTGAAGAGAATTTCTGCACTATCttcaaaacatgttttgtgtgtatttgttttaaactttctaataaaatgttatcagttgataaaatttgtgtttttatacctTTTTTGTTTCTACACTTTACTGTAGGCAGAGAGTTTGATTGCATCCAAACAGCTGGATAAGGAGTACCTTCCTATTGGTGGTCTGGGAGAATTTACCAAGGCCTGCGCCCAGCTGGCTCTTGGTGCTGACAATGAGGTTTTGAAGAGTGGCAGGGTAAGTTGGGCTGTTTCGTTAACCCAGCCCAAACAAAAACCACTGtggttctgtttttaaatccaaatgAATGCATCAGTTTTTGTCTACCAACAGAGCATCACTGTTCAGACCATCTCAGGCACTGGATCTCTGCGCATTGGAGGCAACTATCTGGTAAGTTTTCCTTATGTTGGTCacttagaaaaaagaaaaaaaaaagatggagtaTTAAAGTTACACTGACCAACTCACAACTTCTTTGTCACAGGCCCGATTTCATTCAGGTCCACACGATGTTTACCTGCCAAAACCCTCTTGGGGAAACCACACACCCATCTTCAGAGATGCTGGCATGCAGCTGAAGGCCTACAGATACTATGACCCATCCACCTGTGGCTTTGACTTCAAAGGGGCTCTTGAGGACATCTCTGTAAGACATGGGACAGGGAGCAACCATTTGAGAGGATGataaacattttcaaagatcatgCAGTTTGTGAACGTAACGCAAGCTGCAACTGCAAACCTGTGTGCTTAAATTTTATCAGTTGCGTAGATCGGTATCCCTTAAAATAACTCCATGCGCATAGCCTAGCCTTGATTTGATAAGGAAAAATAGGTGCTGCTTCTTGCTGTTGCTAATGGGGATcctaataaaagaaagaaagttaatGGTGCAGTCAGCATTCACACAAAGGAAAGTGTTCGCGCTCTATACTAGTAGTTAGTGTCAGTGATTTTAGTCATCCAgcttaaaccttttttttttttttattatttctaaaacacagaaaattccAGAAAAGAGTGTTATTTTGATGCACGCATGTGCCCACAACCCTACCGGTGTGGACCCCAAGCCCGAGCAGTGGAAGGAGATTTCTGAAGTTGTGAAGGTGAGTAAGAATCATCTCAGTAAGACTGTAGGAACACTTTGATCAATTGTTGCCattattgcttaaaaaaacCGCAGTCCTATCTGATAAGTGCAGGAGTCATGATATAATTTCAAACATTAACTAGTTGTCCTTGACTATGCTCTTCTTGTGCGCTCACCATTGCAGAAGAGGAACCTGCTGGTGTTCTTCGACATGGCCTATCAGGGCTTCGCCAGTGGAGACATCGACCGTGATGCCTGGGCTGTGCGCCACTTCATTGAACAGGGTCACAATGTCCTGCTCTCCCAGTCTTTCGCTAAGAACATGGGACTTTATGGTCAGTCAGGAATCAGTTCAGGCTCTTCTTACATTAAGATTATTAAAGATGACAAGTAGACTatgatgaatgaatgtttaATTAGAACATGTTAACATATTACATGGAATTATTACATATTTCATGGAACTTTGCTAACCAACATATTTGAAAAGGAGTAGGAAGAAGCCTACACTTATCTAATCCTACATCTTATTCTATTTTACATCAAAAGTCCGCTGTTATACCACTTcctgttttaacatgtttacaggTACAACTAATGATAATATttacataatatatataaaacaaaaacttaaacataTAGCAATACGTGTTAACCCCCAGTAGCTGAAAATCCAGTATTTGTGCTGCTTCTTGAACTGGTTCATGCTTGGACATTGAGCACCCCACTCACTCTGTTCCACAACTTAAATccatgtacagaaacacaaaaagtttTAATGTTGTACAAGcagtgttttaaatttaatatttcccTTAAGTTATCCCACCAtctctgtggaaaaaaacaacaactttttaataatattattaggGAGCAGGTTATGGATTTTCTTTACACATTGTACAGATTATTAAATTTCAATATTTGGGAATTTAAGAATAGTGATTCTCTATAACTAGTGAATTATTCTCAGTGCTCGTTTCTTAAATATGTAAAGTGATTGTAGTGTATTCCCCAAACCTAAGTGTTAACCTCTGCACCGAATTTAAATATGGTAACACaagtaaacaaaacagattGGGGAGTGATTGAAGGTCCAGAACACTTTTTGCTTTATCACTGGACTGATactaaacatttagtttattcttgtgttttgtcTCCACCCTGTGGTGACAGATTGATATGTTGTAGTCAAAGGAGCATCCAGGGGCTTTATGCACTGAAAGTATTTATACTAACAAGTGTATTAGTACTTTGCTGGTCATCAGAAAATGACTTGGTGAACACAATCAAggtggtttttatttcttaagaATACCCCTCCTCTTTAAAGCTAAACTTGAGAGTTCTTCCTGTTTCACTGGCACAAGTTGGTCAGACTCACTATGTTTATGCTGACAGGTGAACGTGTGGGAGGTTTCTCTGTAGTGTGCAATGATGCAGAGGAGGCGAAGAGAGTGGAATCTCAGCTTAAGATCCTCATCAGGCCCATTTACTCCAACCCACCAATGAACGGTGCCAGAATTGCAGCAACCATTCTCAACACACCAGATCTGCGCTCCCTCTGGTATGAGCTTTTAGACAGATATATTCACATGCTATATCCCACTAAAGACTAAATAGTACTCCTGATCTGTCATTGTTTGcaaaactgttatttatttttaaatcttgtgtTTACAGGCTGGAGGAGGTCCATACTATGGCTAACCGCATCATTAAAATGAGAGAACAACTGGCAGCAGGTCTGAAAAAGAACGGTTCCACCCACAACTGGCAGCACGTCATCGACCAAATCGGGATGTTCTGTTTCACGGGCCTCAAACCTGAACAGGTACTCTGCACTTCTAATTACATGTTGCTGCTAAATATGTCATTGAGATGAATATAAGTAGTTGCATAATTCtcagtaaaaacatttgaaagaaaCTATTTTGATtttgaaccagactccgagcctgagagtgaagatactgagatggtggaagaaacacgtttacaacaaaatgtttagaaaaCTCTACGTGGCGGAGTGCTTCACCCtacttataaaaaagaaaacacgggGCTCATTTGTATATTGcagggggttaaacttttaggctaATCCcgttagcgttagcattagctgcgtcagctaaagcatgactttaggcgtggaagaggggctggcttattcGAATGGCCTCCTGTGATGACGAAAtcccaggagcaaattaaaatcacgtGTTTGAGAGTTTACCCTTGTTGGgggttctgctgtgaacaaagagCCCAGATGGAAAAACTCGACcttcttcaaaagaaaggctttcagggaagttaacacttTGGCCCAACACCAATACacgttttaacttgaaaaagtgcTATTTCTAGGTGATGACTCCTTTAAGattatctttcttttaaaactagattatttaaaaaatcatttaaaaagattaggtttttaaatgtatttgtctACAGTCTACATTAGGACTGGCATTAAGATCTGTATAGTGTAGAAGGTATGCAAGGGTGGGGTTATGGAGCTGAAGACGAGATGCGCTTCTTATGAGTGCTTCTGGACGGCGGGAGGGGCCTGCGACAGCAACTGTGActcattgagaagagtaaaGTGTTTTCTCGTCAGTTTCAAAGTCTCCAATCACACCAGAAAACGTTGCCAAATTTGTCGCTCGTTGCTATTTGCGGCCTTTGctggaccaaattgagtagccctgctgtaAACAATGGATCCTCCAGGGAGATGCTGTAGGGGCAGGACTGCCTGCTGACGTGCCTGTTTAAAATGGGTTGCGGTGGCTTGTTCTTTTCGTGAACCAGCAGACACCAAAGTGGCATTTAAGTATTGATACTTgctaattaatatctaactagATCCTAAATTTTAGAAACGATTAGTATCTGagaattgtttttcttcttttttttgcaacTCTTATAACAGATGGTTAACCACTCCTAACTATATGATTTACCAAAAGAAAGGTTTTAAGCTCAATCTTAAAAGTAGAGAGGGTGCCTGCCTCCTGAACCCAAACTAGGAGCTGAGAAGGGCCTGATAGATGCCTCCTGTTCTACTCTTTGGGTACATACACACCAGGATTGTCCTCGAGACTCTGTATGACTGGGGACTCATTTCAGTTGGGGGGGAAACATCGGTTTCTACCACATTACAGCTAAATATGGAGCTGCGTTAGATCCTTGCAGTCTGAAGCTGAGCATATTTCCGTTAGAACTTTTGTCGCGTTTTTCCAGGAATGACTGTGAGCCATTTCTCCTGTCTAGAGCTGCCTATTGTCCCACAAGTAtttgtttacccacaatgctgtGCGCTGAACTGCGCTGAACCCCAGTGCACTTTGCTGTGTAGTCCGTTTCCTGTATTTGATCAACTTGAAGCGGACCCAGACTCACATTTGTAGGCAAACAGTCTGCTTCTTTGGTCCGTTGTAGtttgtttgcacattcacaattccccaaacaaagcagactttccaagcaaatGGACTAGGATTTGAATCAAagaggctggtgtgaatgcgcccTTAGAGACTCTagaaaccacaagtaaacctgcagccTGAGAGCATAGTGCTCTGTTGGGGAAGTATGGCACTATGAGATATTTGAAATAGAATTGATCTTGGTCATGGAAAGCTTTGTATgtgagaagaattttaaattctattagATTTAACAAGGTGGCagtgaagagaagtaaaaactTGGTCTCTCCTGCTAGTTCTCCTAAGAACCCTCACTGCAGCATTTTCCAACAGCTTCAGACTTTTCAGAGCAGACCAATAATAAGGGATTGCAGTAGTCCAATATTGAAATAACAAAAGTATGAACtaatttttctgcatcactcaaACTAACAAGTACTTGAACAAAAGgaacttgaaaagaaaaaaaaaacatcttactgtgGGATGTTTGTacatgagtatgtgtgtgtatgtgtatatatatatatatatatattttttttttttttttattaatgtaaatagGCTTAAAAGAGAATTTCTTTTACACCCCTGTGCTTATATAACTATAgactgattaaaatgttttaaattagtttttaaaatagtttctaTCAAGACAcctattttttatatatattctgCAGCAAAATGTATAGTTTGTATACTTGCTTTAGGTTAAAACGTTTGTAAGGTAAAACCTCCAGCTAAAATTggtgttaaattaaaaactttgcCA contains:
- the LOC121653633 gene encoding aspartate aminotransferase, mitochondrial-like: MALLKSNKVIFCLGNISPSLGVLSTRNSSWWGGVQMGPPDPILGVTEAFKRDTNPKKMNLGVGAYRDDQGKPFVLSCVRKAESLIASKQLDKEYLPIGGLGEFTKACAQLALGADNEVLKSGRSITVQTISGTGSLRIGGNYLARFHSGPHDVYLPKPSWGNHTPIFRDAGMQLKAYRYYDPSTCGFDFKGALEDISKIPEKSVILMHACAHNPTGVDPKPEQWKEISEVVKKRNLLVFFDMAYQGFASGDIDRDAWAVRHFIEQGHNVLLSQSFAKNMGLYGERVGGFSVVCNDAEEAKRVESQLKILIRPIYSNPPMNGARIAATILNTPDLRSLWLEEVHTMANRIIKMREQLAAGLKKNGSTHNWQHVIDQIGMFCFTGLKPEQVERLTKEFSVYMTKDGRISMAGISSGNVGYLADAIHAVTK